The proteins below come from a single Marinobacter sp. MDS2 genomic window:
- the lysS gene encoding lysine--tRNA ligase gives MTEHTPNATQPEDNKLIAERRAKLANLREQGNAFPNDFRRDATAAELQEKYGDKSKEELEAMGIEVAIAGRMMLDRKAFKVVQDMTGRIQIYATKDVQKDTKHWDLGDIVGVRGVLCKSGKGDLYVSMDEYTLLTKSLRPLPEKHKGLTDTEARYRHRYVDLMMNEDSRRVFFARSKIINVMRQYFTERDFMEVETPMLQVIPGGATARPFVTHHNALGIDMYLRIAPELYLKRLVVGGFERVFEINRNFRNEGLSTRHNPEFTMVEFYQAYADYNDLMDLTEDMLRTIAEKVLGTTTVTNTRVLKDGTEETVEYDFGKPFERLTVVDAILRYNPEFTREQLADEAQARELAKGLGIKVKDIWGLGKVQIEIFEETAEHRLMQPTFITEYPKEVSPLARCKDSDPFVTERFEFFVGGREIANGFSELNDAEDQAERFKAQVAEKDAGDDEAMFYDDDYVMALEYGLPPTAGEGIGIDRLAMMLTDSPSIRDVILFPAMRPEHKAEQSAGDE, from the coding sequence ATGACCGAACATACCCCGAACGCGACCCAGCCCGAGGACAACAAGCTGATTGCGGAGCGCCGCGCCAAACTGGCTAACCTGCGAGAGCAGGGCAATGCGTTTCCGAACGATTTCCGCCGCGATGCCACCGCCGCCGAGCTGCAGGAAAAATACGGCGACAAGTCCAAAGAAGAACTGGAAGCCATGGGCATTGAAGTGGCGATTGCTGGCCGCATGATGCTCGACCGCAAGGCGTTCAAAGTGGTTCAGGATATGACTGGCCGCATTCAGATCTACGCCACTAAAGATGTCCAGAAAGACACCAAGCACTGGGATCTTGGCGACATCGTGGGGGTGCGCGGCGTGCTGTGCAAGTCCGGAAAGGGCGACCTTTACGTGTCGATGGACGAGTACACACTGCTTACCAAGTCGCTGCGTCCGTTGCCCGAGAAGCATAAAGGCCTGACCGACACCGAAGCGCGTTATCGCCATCGTTACGTTGATTTGATGATGAACGAAGACAGCCGCCGGGTTTTCTTCGCGCGCTCTAAGATCATCAACGTAATGCGCCAGTACTTCACCGAGCGTGATTTCATGGAAGTCGAAACACCGATGCTGCAGGTGATTCCCGGTGGTGCGACTGCTCGTCCGTTCGTGACCCATCACAACGCTCTGGGTATTGATATGTACCTGCGGATTGCGCCGGAGCTTTACCTGAAGCGCCTGGTTGTGGGTGGTTTTGAGCGGGTGTTCGAAATCAACCGTAACTTCCGTAACGAAGGTCTGTCGACCCGTCACAACCCGGAATTCACCATGGTTGAGTTTTATCAGGCTTACGCCGATTACAACGACCTGATGGATCTGACCGAAGACATGCTGCGTACCATCGCTGAAAAAGTGCTGGGTACGACCACGGTTACCAATACGCGCGTACTGAAAGACGGTACTGAAGAAACGGTTGAGTACGACTTCGGCAAGCCGTTTGAGCGATTGACCGTTGTGGACGCAATATTGCGCTATAACCCGGAATTCACCCGCGAGCAGCTGGCTGACGAAGCGCAGGCACGTGAGCTGGCGAAAGGACTTGGTATCAAGGTCAAGGACATCTGGGGCTTGGGTAAGGTGCAAATCGAGATCTTCGAAGAGACCGCCGAGCATCGCTTGATGCAGCCGACGTTCATAACCGAGTACCCGAAAGAAGTGTCGCCGCTGGCTCGTTGCAAAGACAGCGATCCGTTTGTCACTGAGCGATTCGAGTTCTTTGTGGGTGGCCGTGAAATCGCCAATGGTTTCTCGGAGCTGAACGATGCGGAAGATCAGGCGGAGCGCTTCAAGGCTCAGGTTGCCGAGAAAGATGCCGGCGACGACGAAGCCATGTTCTACGATGACGACTACGTGATGGCTCTGGAATACGGCTTGCCGCCGACCGCAGGTGAAGGTATCGGCATCGACCGCTTGGCCATGATGCTGACCGATTCGCCGTCGATCCGTGACGTGATTCTGTTCCCGGCCATGCGCCCAGAGCACAAAGCCGAACAGAGCGCCGGAGACGAATAA
- the recJ gene encoding single-stranded-DNA-specific exonuclease RecJ: protein MTPKKILRRPQPAGSSEWGHSLPPILRRLYAARGVHSDDQLQYTLKHLASPMQLRGIDRAVELLADAVVEKQRVMILGDFDADGATSTAVAMLGLSMLGVSSVDFRVPSRFSDGYGLTPGIIHRLQEEGELPDLLVTVDNGISAIEGVRAARDLGIKVVVTDHHLAGEELPDADAIVNPNQPGCPFLSKNAAGVGVMFYVLTALRKHLRDRSLLPNPEPNLGALLDLVALGTVADVVPLDHNNRIFVEQGIRRIRKGEARPGILALLKVAGRDHTEISSTDLGFVVGPRLNAAGRLDDMSIGIACLLADNPDEALRLAQELDTFNRERRTIEKDMKQQAQELLASMSLDIAGLPWGLALFDPDWHQGVIGILAARIREQTHRPTIAFAPDDDGVSLKGSARSIPGLHIRDALAVVDAKSPGLMKKFGGHAMAAGMTIARDDLEAFSKAFDEAVRDTLKPEDLEAAIITDGPLAPAELNLDTAYLLKRSGPWGQHFPEPLFDGEFKVVSQRIVGENHLKLVLQPAEGGGIIDAIAFNTGPEVPDYTRSGARVVYKPDANTFRGRTNLQLMVDYLEPLNLDGV from the coding sequence ATGACTCCTAAAAAGATCCTGCGTCGCCCCCAGCCGGCTGGTAGTTCGGAGTGGGGGCATAGCCTGCCTCCCATCCTTCGTCGGCTATACGCCGCCCGAGGGGTGCATTCCGACGATCAGCTCCAGTACACTTTGAAACACTTGGCGTCGCCGATGCAATTGCGAGGCATAGACCGAGCGGTGGAGTTGCTGGCCGATGCCGTTGTTGAAAAGCAGCGTGTCATGATTCTGGGTGATTTCGACGCAGACGGAGCCACCAGTACCGCGGTTGCGATGCTTGGTTTGTCTATGTTGGGCGTGTCATCGGTCGATTTCCGGGTGCCGAGTCGCTTCTCTGATGGTTACGGGCTAACGCCAGGAATTATCCATCGATTGCAGGAAGAAGGAGAGTTGCCCGACCTCTTGGTGACGGTCGATAACGGAATCTCCGCCATCGAAGGTGTGCGGGCCGCCCGTGATCTCGGGATCAAAGTTGTCGTTACCGATCATCACCTGGCTGGAGAAGAGCTGCCAGACGCAGATGCGATCGTGAACCCCAATCAGCCCGGTTGCCCGTTCTTGAGCAAGAACGCGGCGGGCGTGGGTGTTATGTTCTACGTGCTGACCGCGCTGAGAAAGCACCTGCGCGACCGCAGCCTACTACCGAATCCTGAGCCTAATCTGGGCGCTCTGCTGGATCTGGTTGCCTTGGGGACGGTGGCCGACGTTGTACCGCTCGATCATAACAACCGAATCTTCGTAGAGCAGGGTATACGCCGCATCCGTAAAGGCGAGGCGCGCCCCGGTATATTGGCGCTGTTAAAAGTAGCGGGCCGGGATCACACGGAAATCAGTTCTACCGATCTGGGCTTTGTTGTTGGCCCCCGCCTAAATGCTGCCGGCCGCTTGGATGACATGAGCATCGGCATTGCCTGCCTGCTCGCCGATAATCCGGATGAAGCCTTGCGCCTTGCGCAGGAACTGGACACCTTCAATCGCGAACGTCGCACCATTGAAAAAGACATGAAGCAGCAAGCGCAAGAATTGCTGGCCTCTATGTCACTCGACATTGCCGGTTTGCCTTGGGGCTTGGCATTGTTTGATCCGGATTGGCATCAGGGAGTAATCGGCATTCTTGCCGCCAGAATTCGAGAGCAGACCCATCGCCCGACGATTGCGTTTGCACCGGATGACGATGGTGTTAGCTTGAAAGGCTCCGCCCGCTCCATTCCCGGCCTGCACATCCGCGATGCCCTCGCTGTGGTGGATGCCAAATCACCGGGCTTGATGAAAAAATTCGGCGGCCACGCCATGGCCGCCGGCATGACCATTGCCCGAGATGATCTCGAAGCATTCAGCAAAGCCTTCGACGAGGCGGTGCGAGATACCCTGAAGCCAGAAGACCTTGAGGCGGCCATTATCACCGACGGTCCGTTGGCCCCTGCAGAACTGAACCTCGATACCGCTTACTTGCTCAAACGCAGCGGCCCTTGGGGGCAACACTTCCCGGAGCCGCTGTTTGATGGTGAATTCAAAGTCGTCAGCCAGCGCATTGTCGGTGAAAATCACCTGAAACTGGTGCTGCAGCCTGCAGAAGGCGGCGGTATTATTGATGCCATCGCCTTTAACACCGGCCCCGAAGTGCCGGATTACACCCGCTCGGGCGCCCGGGTGGTCTACAAGCCGGATGCCAATACCTTCCGTGGGCGGACTAACCTGCAGTTGATGGTGGATTACCTTGAGCCGCTGAATCTGGATGGGGTCTGA
- the rpsP gene encoding 30S ribosomal protein S16 produces the protein MVTIRLARGGSKKRPFYHLTVTDSRKSRDGRFIERVGFFNPVARGQEERLRVNRERVDYWVGQGAQTSDRVAQLLKTAE, from the coding sequence ATGGTAACAATCCGTTTGGCTCGTGGCGGCTCTAAGAAGCGCCCGTTCTACCATCTGACAGTCACTGACAGCCGTAAATCTCGTGACGGCCGTTTCATTGAACGTGTTGGTTTCTTCAACCCGGTTGCCCGCGGCCAGGAAGAGCGTCTGCGTGTAAACCGTGAGCGCGTTGATTACTGGGTGGGCCAAGGCGCTCAGACCAGCGATCGCGTTGCGCAGCTGCTTAAGACTGCAGAGTAA
- the thrC gene encoding threonine synthase: MRYISTRGEAPALGFEDVLLTGLATDGGLYVPESLPHFSLEEIRSWRGLPYAELAFKVMYPFVEDAIPADDFRTMLDETYSGFAHQSVAPLVQLDSNEWVMELFRGPTLAFKDFALQLLGRLLDYVLEKRKQHVVIMGATSGDTGSAAIEGCRRCEHVDIFILHPYQRVSEVQRRQMTTVQGDNIHNIAVKGNFDDCQRMVKESFGDQSFLGGKTQLAAVNSINWARIMAQIVYYFQASLALGGPDRSMAFSVPTGNFGDIFAGYLAKKMGLPISQLVIATNRNDILHRFMSGNRYEKQQLEHTLSPSMDIMVSSNFERLLFDLHGRDGAAVKELLENASKGPVSIEDYRWKSARKLFDSDAVDDKTTCDTIREIYEQNEYLLDPHTAIGVRAARNCRRDATVPMITLGTAHPAKFPDAIVESGLSVKPQLPPHMADLFEREERYTVLENDLAEVQGFLAKHWKNA, translated from the coding sequence GTGAGATACATCAGCACACGGGGCGAAGCTCCCGCTTTAGGCTTCGAAGACGTTCTTCTGACTGGACTGGCAACCGACGGTGGCCTATACGTACCGGAGTCGCTGCCGCACTTCAGTCTGGAAGAGATTCGCAGCTGGCGGGGTCTCCCTTATGCCGAGCTGGCCTTTAAGGTCATGTACCCGTTTGTCGAAGATGCCATTCCGGCTGACGATTTCCGCACAATGCTGGACGAAACCTACAGCGGTTTTGCCCACCAGTCCGTAGCGCCGCTGGTGCAGCTCGACAGCAATGAATGGGTGATGGAACTGTTCCGTGGTCCCACGCTGGCCTTCAAAGACTTCGCGCTGCAATTGCTCGGACGCTTGCTCGACTATGTGCTTGAAAAGCGCAAGCAGCACGTGGTTATCATGGGGGCGACTTCGGGGGATACCGGTTCTGCGGCCATCGAAGGTTGCCGACGTTGCGAACACGTCGATATCTTCATCTTGCATCCGTATCAGCGTGTGTCGGAAGTCCAGCGCCGCCAGATGACGACGGTACAGGGCGATAACATCCACAACATTGCCGTAAAAGGTAACTTTGACGACTGCCAGCGCATGGTCAAGGAAAGCTTCGGTGATCAGTCGTTCCTGGGCGGTAAAACCCAGTTGGCCGCTGTTAACTCCATCAACTGGGCGCGGATCATGGCCCAGATTGTCTACTACTTCCAGGCATCCCTAGCGCTGGGCGGGCCTGACCGCAGCATGGCGTTCTCCGTGCCCACCGGTAACTTCGGCGATATCTTCGCCGGTTATTTGGCGAAGAAAATGGGCTTGCCGATCAGCCAGCTGGTGATCGCCACCAACCGTAACGATATTCTGCATCGCTTCATGAGCGGTAATCGTTATGAGAAGCAGCAATTGGAGCACACGCTGTCGCCGAGTATGGACATCATGGTGTCCAGCAACTTCGAGCGTCTGCTGTTTGACCTGCACGGTCGTGATGGCGCTGCGGTGAAGGAGCTGTTGGAAAACGCAAGCAAAGGCCCGGTCAGCATCGAGGATTATCGTTGGAAGTCGGCCCGCAAGCTGTTCGACAGCGACGCGGTAGACGACAAAACCACCTGCGATACCATCCGTGAGATCTACGAGCAGAACGAATACCTGCTTGATCCGCATACCGCGATTGGTGTGCGCGCTGCCCGCAATTGCCGCCGTGACGCGACGGTTCCGATGATTACCTTGGGCACCGCACACCCGGCCAAGTTCCCGGATGCCATTGTGGAGTCCGGCTTGTCTGTGAAGCCGCAGTTGCCGCCCCACATGGCGGATCTGTTTGAGCGGGAAGAGCGTTATACCGTTCTGGAGAACGATCTGGCCGAGGTGCAGGGCTTTTTGGCCAAGCACTGGAAAAATGCCTGA
- the rplS gene encoding 50S ribosomal protein L19 yields the protein MSGKNNIISQLEAEQMTKELPAFAPGDTVVVQVRVKEGSRERLQAFEGVVIGKRNRGMNSSFTVRKISYGVGVERTFQTYSSLVDSVSVKRRGDVRQAKLYYLRDLSGKAARIKEKLG from the coding sequence ATGAGCGGCAAGAACAACATCATCAGTCAACTTGAAGCAGAACAGATGACCAAGGAACTCCCAGCGTTTGCGCCGGGTGACACCGTGGTTGTTCAGGTTCGCGTTAAAGAAGGTAGCCGTGAGCGTCTGCAGGCGTTCGAAGGTGTGGTTATCGGTAAGCGCAACCGTGGCATGAACTCTTCCTTCACTGTGCGTAAGATCTCTTACGGCGTGGGTGTTGAGCGTACTTTCCAGACTTATTCTTCTCTGGTAGACAGCGTAAGCGTGAAGCGTCGTGGTGACGTTCGTCAGGCTAAGCTTTACTACCTGCGCGACCTGTCTGGTAAGGCAGCTCGTATCAAGGAAAAGCTGGGCTGA
- the prfB gene encoding peptide chain release factor 2 (programmed frameshift) — protein sequence MEINPIVTKIKELRERTEALRGYLDYDQRSERLVEVERELELPTVWDDPERAQSLGKERSDLELIVRTIDNLTSGLADAESLLEMAVEEDDEGTVQEIEADLEGLDKELEKLEFRRMFSGEMDANNAYLEIQAGSGGTEAQDWGNMLLRMYLRWAERRGFKAEIVELQEGEVAGIKSATIHIQGDYAYGWLRTETGVHRLVRKSPFDSGNRRHTSFSSVFISPEVDDSFEIDINPADLRVDVYRASGAGGQHVNRTESAVRLTHNPTGIVVACQAGRSQHQNKDQAMKQLKAKLFEREMQLRNAEKQKQEDSKSDIGWGSQIRSYVLDDSRIKDLRTKVETSNTQSVLDGDIDKFIEASLKMAL from the exons ATGGAAATTAATCCCATAGTGACGAAGATCAAAGAGCTTCGCGAGCGCACCGAAGCGCTTAGGGGGTATCTT GACTACGATCAGCGAAGCGAACGTCTGGTCGAAGTAGAACGCGAACTTGAACTCCCAACCGTATGGGACGATCCGGAGCGTGCCCAGTCACTGGGTAAAGAGCGTTCTGACCTTGAGCTGATCGTCAGAACCATTGATAACCTCACCTCCGGCCTGGCCGATGCAGAAAGCCTGCTCGAAATGGCCGTAGAAGAGGACGACGAAGGCACCGTGCAGGAAATCGAGGCCGATCTTGAAGGTCTTGATAAAGAACTCGAGAAACTCGAATTCCGCCGTATGTTCTCCGGTGAAATGGACGCCAATAACGCCTACCTGGAAATTCAGGCCGGCTCTGGCGGCACCGAAGCGCAAGACTGGGGCAATATGCTGCTGCGTATGTACCTGCGCTGGGCCGAGCGCCGGGGCTTCAAAGCTGAAATCGTCGAACTTCAGGAAGGTGAAGTCGCGGGCATCAAAAGCGCGACCATTCATATTCAGGGTGACTATGCCTACGGTTGGCTTCGGACCGAGACCGGCGTTCATCGCCTGGTACGTAAGTCGCCGTTCGATTCAGGTAATCGCCGGCATACTTCGTTCTCTTCCGTGTTCATCTCTCCGGAAGTGGATGACAGCTTTGAGATCGACATCAACCCGGCGGACTTGCGCGTTGACGTATACCGCGCCTCGGGCGCTGGTGGTCAGCACGTAAACCGGACCGAATCAGCGGTACGACTGACCCACAACCCCACCGGAATTGTGGTGGCGTGTCAGGCTGGCCGAAGCCAGCACCAGAACAAAGATCAGGCGATGAAACAGCTGAAAGCCAAGCTGTTCGAGCGTGAGATGCAATTGCGCAACGCCGAAAAACAGAAGCAGGAAGACTCTAAGTCTGACATCGGCTGGGGTAGCCAGATCCGCTCATACGTGCTGGACGACAGCCGTATCAAAGATCTTCGCACCAAGGTGGAAACCAGCAACACCCAGTCCGTGCTCGATGGTGACATCGACAAGTTTATCGAAGCCAGTCTGAAGATGGCGCTGTAA
- the trmD gene encoding tRNA (guanosine(37)-N1)-methyltransferase TrmD, whose protein sequence is MWIGAVSLFPDMFSSVTEYGITGRAVREGLLTFKSWNPRDFTHDRHRTVDDRPYGGGPGMLMKIQPLRDAIHEARASAPGKACVVYLSPQGERLDQSVVESLAAEKQLILVAGRYEGVDERLISAEVDREVSLGDFVLSGGELAAMAVIDAVTRLIPGALGHAQSAEQDSFADGLLDCPHYTRPEVYEGQAVPEVLLGGHHEQIRRWRLKESLRRTQERRPDLLEERVFTEEERQLLGEILNEPGASESSGH, encoded by the coding sequence GTGTGGATTGGCGCAGTCAGTCTGTTTCCGGACATGTTTTCTTCGGTGACGGAGTACGGAATCACCGGTAGGGCCGTTCGGGAAGGTCTTTTGACGTTCAAGAGCTGGAACCCTCGGGATTTTACGCATGATCGTCACCGTACTGTTGATGACCGGCCCTATGGCGGTGGTCCGGGTATGCTGATGAAAATTCAGCCGCTCAGGGACGCTATACATGAGGCGAGGGCATCGGCACCCGGCAAGGCCTGTGTGGTCTATCTTTCTCCGCAGGGTGAAAGGCTGGATCAGTCGGTAGTGGAGTCTCTTGCTGCCGAAAAACAGCTGATTCTCGTTGCCGGTCGTTACGAGGGCGTTGATGAACGTCTGATATCGGCGGAAGTCGACCGGGAAGTGTCACTGGGTGACTTTGTGCTCTCAGGTGGCGAACTGGCGGCGATGGCTGTGATTGATGCGGTAACACGCCTCATCCCCGGAGCGCTGGGTCATGCGCAGTCGGCAGAGCAGGATTCCTTTGCTGATGGTTTGCTGGATTGTCCGCACTACACCCGGCCCGAGGTTTACGAAGGTCAGGCGGTGCCGGAAGTTCTTTTGGGCGGTCACCATGAACAGATCCGGCGTTGGCGGTTGAAAGAATCGTTGAGGCGAACACAGGAGCGACGCCCCGACCTGCTTGAAGAGCGGGTGTTTACGGAAGAAGAGCGTCAGCTACTGGGTGAAATTTTGAACGAACCGGGTGCCTCTGAATCATCAGGGCATTGA
- a CDS encoding thioredoxin fold domain-containing protein, translating into MKLKTLAAVAGLMVSLLAAPVVSAGEIEETITERLTQAVPGLRIMSVRASEAPGLYEVQSSNGDTIYTTEDGIYLLTGDLLKITDNGIANVTEEARAQVRQQQMADFGDDGVISYPAKGKQKAVIDVFTDIDCPYCRKLHDEVPQLNDYGITVNYYAFPRSGPNTPSFRKYESVWCADDQQGAMDAAKGGKSVPGKTCENPVADQYRLGGKVGVTGTPAIVLEDGNMIRGYVPARNLAEGLGLL; encoded by the coding sequence ATGAAGCTGAAAACTTTGGCCGCGGTTGCTGGTCTGATGGTGTCTCTGCTTGCTGCGCCCGTGGTGAGTGCCGGTGAAATCGAAGAAACCATTACTGAACGTTTGACACAGGCGGTACCGGGCTTGCGGATTATGTCGGTGCGTGCATCCGAAGCTCCGGGCCTTTATGAAGTGCAGAGCAGTAACGGTGACACCATCTACACCACGGAAGACGGGATCTATCTGTTAACCGGTGATCTGTTGAAAATTACCGATAACGGTATAGCCAACGTAACCGAAGAGGCTCGCGCCCAGGTTCGTCAGCAGCAAATGGCAGATTTTGGTGACGACGGGGTTATTTCTTACCCGGCGAAAGGCAAGCAGAAAGCCGTTATCGATGTGTTTACCGATATCGATTGTCCCTACTGCCGAAAGCTGCACGATGAAGTGCCGCAACTCAATGATTACGGTATTACCGTTAACTATTATGCTTTCCCGCGTTCGGGCCCCAATACGCCGTCGTTCCGGAAATACGAGTCGGTGTGGTGTGCGGATGATCAGCAGGGTGCGATGGATGCGGCCAAAGGTGGCAAGTCGGTGCCAGGCAAGACCTGTGAGAATCCGGTCGCGGATCAGTATCGTCTGGGCGGCAAGGTCGGTGTGACCGGAACTCCTGCCATTGTTCTGGAAGACGGCAACATGATTCGGGGGTATGTGCCGGCCCGGAATCTGGCAGAAGGTCTTGGCCTGCTATAA
- a CDS encoding homoserine dehydrogenase, whose amino-acid sequence MKDVNVGICGLGTVGGGTFNVLTRNAAIISGRIGCNIRIARVASRKRRDDLELGDIPFSTDIFDVVNDTNVDVVVELIGGYDVARELVLTAIANGKHVVTANKALIAVHGNEIFEAAEKAGVVVAYEAGVAGGIPVIKAVREGLAANRIDTIAGIINGTGNFILTEMRAGRPFDEVLKEAQALGYAEADPTFDVEGIDAAHKLTILASAGIGVPLQFEKAYTEGISSLTPSDIAHAELLGYRVKHLGIARRRDEGIELRVHPTLVPKTHLIAQVDGVLNAVMVDGDAVGQTMYYGPGAGDEATASAVIADIVDVARVVASASSQKVPYLGFTPDALEDLPVLPMEEIQSAYYLRIQAFDRPGVLAKIASILSEHGINIESIMQKESEFADGRIPVIILTHTVQERQMNLAIEEMESLVDVDGSVVRIRAENFN is encoded by the coding sequence TTGAAAGACGTTAATGTCGGAATTTGCGGATTAGGAACCGTAGGCGGCGGAACATTCAATGTCCTGACTCGCAACGCGGCGATTATTTCGGGCCGTATCGGCTGTAATATTCGAATTGCCCGGGTGGCTAGCCGAAAGCGCCGGGACGATCTTGAACTGGGTGATATTCCGTTCAGTACCGACATTTTTGATGTGGTGAATGATACCAACGTTGACGTTGTCGTTGAGTTGATCGGGGGCTATGACGTTGCCCGTGAGCTGGTGTTGACTGCCATCGCCAACGGTAAACATGTGGTTACGGCTAACAAGGCCCTGATTGCCGTTCACGGTAATGAAATCTTCGAAGCCGCTGAAAAGGCAGGCGTTGTTGTAGCCTACGAAGCCGGCGTAGCTGGCGGTATTCCAGTGATCAAAGCGGTTCGTGAAGGGTTGGCTGCCAACCGCATCGACACCATAGCCGGAATCATCAACGGTACCGGTAACTTTATTTTGACTGAAATGCGCGCTGGCCGCCCGTTTGATGAAGTGCTGAAAGAAGCACAGGCGCTGGGTTACGCAGAAGCCGACCCCACCTTCGACGTTGAAGGTATCGATGCAGCCCACAAGCTCACAATTTTGGCTTCTGCCGGTATCGGGGTTCCGCTGCAATTCGAAAAAGCCTACACCGAAGGGATTTCATCGTTGACGCCGAGTGATATCGCTCACGCAGAGCTGCTGGGCTACCGGGTTAAACATCTGGGGATTGCCCGTCGCCGTGACGAGGGTATCGAATTGCGAGTTCACCCCACACTGGTTCCGAAAACCCATCTGATTGCTCAGGTAGATGGTGTGCTGAACGCTGTCATGGTAGACGGTGATGCCGTCGGTCAAACCATGTATTACGGCCCGGGTGCAGGTGACGAAGCCACTGCTTCTGCAGTGATTGCTGATATTGTTGACGTAGCCCGAGTGGTCGCGAGTGCAAGCTCGCAGAAAGTACCGTATCTGGGCTTCACACCGGATGCGCTGGAAGATCTGCCGGTGCTGCCGATGGAAGAGATCCAGTCCGCCTACTACTTGCGGATTCAGGCGTTTGACCGCCCGGGTGTGCTGGCCAAGATTGCATCGATTCTGAGTGAGCATGGCATCAATATTGAATCGATCATGCAGAAAGAATCCGAGTTTGCGGACGGCCGAATTCCGGTCATCATCCTGACCCATACGGTGCAGGAGCGTCAGATGAATCTGGCCATTGAAGAAATGGAATCGCTGGTCGACGTAGACGGCTCCGTTGTCCGCATCCGCGCAGAAAATTTTAACTAA
- the rimM gene encoding ribosome maturation factor RimM (Essential for efficient processing of 16S rRNA): protein MTQTSQETVIGRVTSVFGVKGWLKVFSDTDPKEGILNYRDWTLVLDGKRIPAKLEDGRRQGQGIVVKLKGLDDREVARTYAGAEIRVPTEQLPALPDGEYYWFQLEGLEVFTVEDECLGKVHHLLETGANDVLVVRATAGSIDQRERLIPYLPDQVVMSVDLSGSRMVVDWDPEF from the coding sequence ATGACACAGACTTCGCAGGAAACTGTGATCGGCCGGGTAACCTCGGTGTTTGGGGTCAAGGGTTGGCTTAAGGTCTTCTCTGATACCGATCCCAAAGAGGGAATACTGAACTACCGTGACTGGACTTTGGTTCTGGACGGCAAGCGTATCCCAGCAAAGCTTGAAGATGGTCGCCGCCAAGGGCAGGGGATCGTCGTCAAGCTGAAAGGGCTTGATGATCGTGAAGTGGCGCGCACCTATGCGGGCGCCGAGATCAGGGTTCCGACTGAGCAATTGCCAGCGCTTCCTGATGGGGAGTACTACTGGTTTCAGTTGGAAGGTCTTGAGGTCTTCACGGTTGAGGATGAGTGCCTGGGTAAGGTGCATCATCTGCTGGAAACAGGCGCCAACGATGTGTTGGTTGTGCGTGCGACAGCCGGTTCTATTGACCAGCGCGAACGACTGATTCCCTATCTGCCGGATCAGGTGGTTATGAGTGTGGATCTGAGTGGTTCGCGTATGGTGGTCGATTGGGATCCGGAGTTCTGA
- the xerD gene encoding site-specific tyrosine recombinase XerD: MRAEDESLIARFADAVWLEDGLGEKTRSAYASDLSGLSLWLQEQPGAPTLRSAARTDLLAWMSRGMADGLKASTAARRLSGIRRFYRFLLREGLIEIDPTLRIDSPRLPRRLPDTLTETDVERLLAEPDPELPLELRDRAMLEILYGCGLRVTELTGLSVDQVNLRQGVVRVSGKGGKERLVPLGEEAVDWLVRYMREARGELLKGKSSDALFPGNRASAMTRQTFWYRIKLYASRSGIHKHLSPHTLRHAFATHLLNHGADLRVVQMLLGHSDLSTTQIYTHVARQRLQDLHQTHHPRG, translated from the coding sequence ATCAGAGCTGAAGATGAATCGCTGATTGCCAGGTTTGCCGATGCCGTTTGGCTTGAGGACGGTTTGGGTGAAAAGACCCGATCGGCCTATGCCAGTGATTTGTCGGGGCTGTCGCTGTGGTTGCAGGAGCAGCCCGGAGCGCCCACTTTGCGATCAGCGGCACGTACCGACCTGTTGGCGTGGATGTCGAGAGGAATGGCGGATGGTCTGAAGGCGAGCACTGCGGCGCGCCGACTCTCGGGAATTCGGCGTTTTTATCGCTTTTTGTTGCGGGAAGGGCTGATCGAGATAGATCCAACCTTGCGGATCGACAGTCCGCGTTTGCCTCGGCGATTACCTGACACGCTGACAGAAACCGATGTTGAGCGGTTGTTGGCGGAGCCGGACCCAGAATTGCCGCTGGAATTGCGTGACCGGGCTATGCTCGAGATTTTGTATGGTTGTGGTTTGCGTGTCACCGAACTTACCGGTCTGAGCGTTGATCAGGTCAATCTTCGCCAAGGCGTGGTTCGTGTCAGTGGTAAAGGTGGCAAGGAGCGTTTGGTACCGCTGGGTGAGGAGGCGGTGGATTGGCTGGTACGCTACATGAGGGAGGCGCGCGGTGAACTCTTGAAAGGAAAGAGCAGCGATGCCCTGTTTCCCGGAAACCGCGCCAGCGCGATGACGCGGCAGACATTTTGGTACCGTATAAAGCTGTACGCATCGCGATCCGGCATCCATAAGCATTTGTCCCCTCACACCCTGCGGCACGCGTTCGCGACGCACTTGCTCAACCATGGCGCCGATTTGCGGGTGGTTCAGATGCTGCTTGGTCATTCGGATCTTTCAACCACGCAGATTTATACTCACGTCGCCCGTCAGCGATTACAGGATCTTCACCAGACACACCATCCCAGAGGCTGA